One part of the Tolypothrix sp. PCC 7910 genome encodes these proteins:
- a CDS encoding DUF433 domain-containing protein: MYIETFTPTEAAAFVELPAKKIYKEVEHKIFPEYNPPRLNFAALVYLRLIKEINFIPVDYRSLLYQSLVKALEQNLSSIEIVRFVKIEVEPIAKEVLEFIKRFQAWKENLVSDPNIMGGETVFPNSRLTVRHIGSMLDRGESLEVIHEDYPYLTEEDIKFAQVYVKAYPSVGRPKKN, from the coding sequence ATGTATATAGAAACTTTTACCCCTACTGAAGCGGCAGCATTTGTAGAATTACCAGCCAAGAAGATTTATAAGGAAGTAGAACATAAAATTTTTCCTGAATATAATCCTCCCAGACTGAATTTTGCAGCATTGGTTTATCTACGTTTAATTAAAGAGATAAACTTTATTCCTGTTGATTATCGTTCGTTGCTTTATCAAAGCTTAGTTAAAGCTTTGGAGCAAAATTTATCATCGATTGAAATAGTAAGATTTGTCAAAATAGAAGTTGAGCCTATTGCTAAGGAGGTATTAGAATTTATCAAACGTTTTCAAGCGTGGAAAGAAAATTTAGTTTCAGATCCGAACATAATGGGCGGAGAAACAGTATTTCCTAATTCTCGGCTTACAGTTCGTCATATTGGTTCAATGCTTGATAGAGGAGAGTCCCTAGAGGTAATACATGAAGACTATCCTTATTTAACTGAAGAAGATATAAAATTTGCTCAAGTCTACGTGAAAGCTTACCCAAGTGTTGGACGACCTAAAAAGAATTAA
- a CDS encoding plasmid pRiA4b ORF-3 family protein produces MAKTKKSENVPNTMQGKFDAIVGITNDFAKQHLNDEYAQLIRFATAALCRKRPSPLASGKEKTWACGITHAIGMVNFLFDSSQKPHVSAKEIYDWFGVSPSTGQSKSKQVRDILDMRQMDPDWCLPSQLDNNPMAWMISVDGFILDARSVKREIQEEAYARGFIPYIPADGKPSDIDGEQTSPHQSKKQVSPHQNKPVNSSLDALYVLDVFLIDGPITEKFIAKNPVISRTIEIKGSNTLEDLHKIIFKAFERKDEHMYEFQVGGRGPQDPSARRYGLKQAFSSSDFTEAPTGEVSSTLIATLGLSIDDAFGYWFDFGDDWWHQINVTNIAEKAPESKYPKITERVGASPPQYADFD; encoded by the coding sequence ATGGCTAAAACTAAGAAATCGGAAAACGTTCCCAATACGATGCAAGGAAAGTTCGATGCAATTGTAGGGATAACGAATGATTTTGCCAAACAACATTTAAACGATGAATATGCCCAGTTGATTCGCTTTGCGACAGCAGCTTTGTGTCGGAAAAGACCATCTCCCCTGGCAAGCGGTAAGGAGAAAACTTGGGCTTGTGGTATTACCCATGCTATTGGGATGGTAAATTTTCTCTTCGACTCTTCACAAAAACCCCATGTTAGTGCCAAGGAAATCTACGATTGGTTTGGTGTCAGTCCCAGCACCGGGCAGTCGAAATCAAAACAGGTACGAGATATTCTGGATATGCGGCAGATGGACCCTGATTGGTGTCTGCCGAGTCAGTTAGACAACAACCCGATGGCTTGGATGATTTCTGTGGATGGATTTATCTTGGATGCCAGGTCAGTCAAGCGAGAAATACAGGAAGAAGCATACGCACGGGGTTTTATTCCTTATATTCCGGCTGATGGCAAACCGTCCGATATTGATGGGGAACAAACATCACCCCATCAAAGTAAAAAGCAAGTATCACCTCATCAGAATAAACCAGTTAACTCTTCTCTCGATGCCCTGTATGTATTAGATGTGTTTTTAATTGACGGTCCAATAACAGAGAAATTTATTGCTAAAAATCCAGTCATATCCCGAACCATTGAGATTAAAGGCAGCAACACCCTGGAAGACCTCCATAAAATAATCTTCAAGGCATTCGAGCGCAAAGATGAGCATATGTACGAATTTCAGGTGGGAGGTCGCGGACCACAAGACCCGTCGGCCAGACGCTATGGCTTGAAACAAGCATTTTCCAGTTCCGATTTTACAGAAGCTCCTACGGGGGAGGTGTCTAGTACCCTAATTGCAACGCTCGGCTTATCTATTGATGATGCTTTTGGTTACTGGTTCGATTTTGGTGATGATTGGTGGCATCAGATTAATGTAACCAACATCGCAGAGAAGGCTCCAGAGAGCAAGTATCCTAAAATCACCGAGCGGGTTGGGGCTAGCCCTCCTCAATATGCAGATTTTGATTAA
- a CDS encoding DUF5615 family PIN-like protein produces the protein MLDDLKRIKFLIDEDLSPAVARYLCNELFIDAIAVRDRSLLGAKDYQVLEYAFNEERILVTANVRDFEKFARTTEIHAGIVFICQGDLSRNEQIAIVKEAVNAINAELEKGRDMLNRVLYMEEDGTKRFENLGEN, from the coding sequence GTGTTGGACGACCTAAAAAGAATTAAATTCCTAATTGATGAGGATCTTTCACCAGCCGTTGCACGTTACTTGTGTAACGAGCTTTTTATTGATGCAATTGCTGTGAGAGATCGTTCTTTACTTGGTGCAAAGGATTATCAAGTTTTAGAATATGCTTTTAATGAAGAGCGTATTCTTGTAACAGCAAATGTTCGGGATTTTGAAAAATTTGCTCGGACTACAGAAATCCACGCTGGCATTGTATTCATATGCCAGGGAGATTTATCTCGAAATGAGCAAATTGCCATTGTCAAAGAAGCTGTAAATGCAATCAATGCTGAATTAGAAAAAGGACGCGATATGTTAAACCGTGTCCTATATATGGAAGAAGATGGTACTAAAAGGTTTGAGAATTTGGGAGAAAATTAG